The genomic interval TTTCTGTAAATTTCGTTCAAAGCAGGTCGGTCGGTTGACTCAGGCAAGTACCGTTTGTCATTCTGCCACTGGTCGTTTTGTTCGATCAGCATAGAAGCCGCAAGGCGAAGTAAACTCTCGGCGTTCGGGAAAACACCCACTACTTTCGTTCGCCTGTTAATCTCCTTCATCTGGCGTTCTGCCAGATTCGATGTTCGCATCTTCCTCCTGTGATTTTCAGGGATGTTGAATACACTCAATCCTTCCCGTATATTTACATCGGCCCAAGCCGCTAAACGCGGATGGGTTTTTTGATATTTTTCAACGAGCTGTTGCAAATATCGTTCTGCATTCTCGCGGTCAGGCGCATTGAACACCTTCCGAATATCGGCGGCTACCAGCGGGATGTCATCTTTTTTCGTGACGTAGGAGTGGGCATTCTGCTGCAGATGAAACTGGCAGCGTTGCCACAGAATTCCAGGGAAGACAGCATCGATTGCAGCGCGAAGTCCTGAGTGGTCATCACTGGTGATCATTCGAAGGCCGTGCATCCCTCGTCGTACGAGATCCTCGAGAAAGGAACGCCAGTTTACCTCTGCCTCACTGTTCGCGACTTCGGCGTCAAGAATATGCCGATTCCCGCTGTAATCAACGCCAATAGCCACTAGAAGAGCCTGCTTGACCACCTGGGAACCGACGCGCACCGATTCATAGGTCGCATCAAGTACCAAGTATTGAATCTGTCCGACAGGCTGCGCCTTCCAAGACGTAATCTCTTCATCGAGCTCCTTTGCCAGCCTGCTGACCTGGGACGAGCTGACTTCGGTGCCACAAAGAATTTCGACGATATCCGAGACCCTGCGGGTACTTACTCCTTTGACATACATTTCGGCGATGGCGAGCTTGAGAGCACGCTCACTGCGCATGCCTTTCTCGATGCAGCTGGGGTAAAACTCCATCCCGCGAACTTGTGGTACTTTCAAGAGGACTTTCCCGGTCGCAAGATTGAGCGTCTTGTCTTTAAATCCATTGGCATGCCCAGTACGCTCTTCCGTGCGTTCATATGGTTCGGCGTTGAGAGCCTTTGCTCGCTCGATCTTCATGGCCTCATTGACGACCACTTCGATAACACGAGAAAATTTATTGTCCCCATTCGCTGCCAGCATCTGGATCACTTGCTCCAAAAGTGTATATTCTGATTCGTAGGCCATCGGGTTCTCCTTATGGTTGGTTTGGTCACTTACCATTTGAGCCCGATCGGCCTGCTTTTTTCAACCCAATTTACAGAAAGAATTGTACACTAACAATAAGTCAGGTTGAAGCAGTTGTTAGGCAATCGTTTTTCGTTTAGCTCTTTAAGAAATTAATAACGTCATTTTTTACCATTTCTTTTTGTGTAATTAAGCCAAAATGATCAACTTTATCAAAAAAAACTACCCGTCCATTATTTTTAATTATTTTTTCGTTTTGGATATTCAATTTCTGATAAACACTAGCATCATCAGTTCCTGTGTATATAAGATAAGGACAATTCATTTGTTCTGGTTCAATTATTGGCCATTTATATAAAGCTCTTATCCTTTTTTGTAATACAATATCCTCTGTTCCTTTAATTCCCTTTTTTATAAATTCCTTTTAAAAAATTATTCCAAAATATGTACCACAAACAATTGCTTTTTTTAATCTATATTTTGAAGCGTATTGTGTTGTAATTGTTCCACCTAGAGACCACCCAAAAAGTATTGGATCGTTTATTTCTTCATAATCAAGTATTGAAGTAATATCAGCTAAATGATTTTCTATAGAATAAAAATCCTCATTGTGTCCCACTTCACTTTGACCACATCCTCGTAAATCAAAAGTTATTACAGTAAAATCATTTTTTAATTCATCTATCCAACCAGAATTATTCCAAATAGTATGATCACCACCCAATCCATGAATTAACAATATAGCAGGTCCTATACCCGTTTTATCATAATAAATTGAAGCGTTATCATTACTTTTTATGAACATATGTTCCTCAAAAAAAGACATTAAGAAAGCTCTTTAAGTTTAACAAATTCCTCGCCCGCCGAAGGCGTGTGCCTAACATTTGCTTAACCTGCATTGCGAAGCAATGTCAGGTTGAAGCAGTTGTTAGTCGCTTCTCTCTTATTGCATTTCAAATGATTTGATTTGGAAGATTTTACAGGTTTCTTTCTACTAGTTGCTGCTTTTAATACTTATACTCATCATCTTTTGTACTAGTTTTTTTTTTATTATATCTCTTTCACATTTATTTCTTTCATTTCTCTTTTTTGGACATATCTTTACCAGGTCTTTTACTATCTTGGAGTCGCTATACTCTTACACCCATTCTCTTTACGTTTCAGGAAGCTTTATCTTACACAATATTTCATGTGCAGGAACTTCTTCATACGGTTCCAAGGTCATAATGATTTCCATTGCCGCATGACATATAGGACAATGATCTACACATTCCGCTTCTTCCATCTCTATTTCCATCGGAAATATTTTCTGCAGTTTTTCTAACTTATCGCTGTATTGGTTTGAGTATAATCCATAATTCCGTACTGTTACAGTATGAGGGACAGGTATGTGATTCATGTATCGAGATACAAACAGTTCCTTATCCAACTCAATCCGCGTCTCTTTCCCTGCATGACGTTCAATATAACTAAATGTTCCTTTCTCTTCGTTTTCCACCAATTCTTGATTAAGGTTTATCACTACACCCTTAGCGGCGTGTGCTAAATATCCTATTATCTTTTGTACATTTCCCTGATAATATGTTGCGTATACATTCCATTCGCGATCATTAATATCCTTCTGTTCAGGAATATCTTGTATATGTTTTCTCTGTAATTCCTTAACAAGATATTCTTTTATCACATCAGTAATTCGCGTATATGATATC from Teretinema zuelzerae carries:
- a CDS encoding IS256 family transposase — protein: MAYESEYTLLEQVIQMLAANGDNKFSRVIEVVVNEAMKIERAKALNAEPYERTEERTGHANGFKDKTLNLATGKVLLKVPQVRGMEFYPSCIEKGMRSERALKLAIAEMYVKGVSTRRVSDIVEILCGTEVSSSQVSRLAKELDEEITSWKAQPVGQIQYLVLDATYESVRVGSQVVKQALLVAIGVDYSGNRHILDAEVANSEAEVNWRSFLEDLVRRGMHGLRMITSDDHSGLRAAIDAVFPGILWQRCQFHLQQNAHSYVTKKDDIPLVAADIRKVFNAPDRENAERYLQQLVEKYQKTHPRLAAWADVNIREGLSVFNIPENHRRKMRTSNLAERQMKEINRRTKVVGVFPNAESLLRLAASMLIEQNDQWQNDKRYLPESTDRPALNEIYRKKVA
- a CDS encoding alpha/beta fold hydrolase, which encodes MFIKSNDNASIYYDKTGIGPAILLIHGLGGDHTIWNNSGWIDELKNDFTVITFDLRGCGQSEVGHNEDFYSIENHLADITSILDYEEINDPILFGWSLGGTITTQYASKYRLKKAIVCGTYFGIIF
- a CDS encoding IS91 family transposase — its product is MKNRILEQICSVALKRSFKLDAKQKRSLQNMRECKTTRYGGRVVQCTKCGTIATVYNSCNQRGCPICYKANQKRWEDKVLTSVLNVNHFHLVISIPQVFTGVWLRNKKDFMNAFFECVKRAINNISKYYGITPGCIAVFQTHGKGMSYKPHIHCVLSDGGLTGNGDWMPLGTISYTRITDVIKEYLVKELQRKHIQDIPEQKDINDREWNVYATYYQGNVQKIIGYLAHAAKGVVINLNQELVENEEKGTFSYIERHAGKETRIELDKELFVSRYMNHIPVPHTVTVRNYGLYSNQYSDKLEKLQKIFPMEIEMEEAECVDHCPICHAAMEIIMTLEPYEEVPAHEILCKIKLPET